Below is a genomic region from Dehalococcoidia bacterium.
AAAGCGCTTGGGGTGTTTGCCAATATTCGCCCGGTCAAGCCGCATCCGGTGGTCCGCGAGGCGACCCCGCTCAAGCCGCATCTCTTGGAGGGCGTGGACCTGCTCGTCATCCGCGAATTGCTCGGCGGGTTGTACTTTGGGCAGCCGAGTGAGCGTCGCGTTGGAGCGGCAGGCCGGGAAGCCGTTGACACGATGTTCTACTCCGAACCCGAGATCGTCCGGATCCTGCGGGTCGGCTTTGAGCTGGCGCGCTCGCGCAAGAAACGGCTCACTTCGGTCGACAAAGCGAATATTCTGGCGACGTCACGCCTCTGGCGCGAACTGGCAAGCGAACTGGCCGCGGACTACCCGGACGTAACGCTGGAGCATGTGCTCGTCGATGCGGCGGCGATGTATCTCATCCAGCGTCCCGCTCGCTTCGATGTCATCGTCACCGAGAATATGTTCGGCGACATTCTGACCGACGAAGCGTCGGTGCTGGCCGGGTCGATGGGGATGATGCCCTCAGCCAGCCTCGGCGACCGGACCGAGGGCGGCATCCGGCGCGGATTGTACGAGCCGATCCACGGCTCAGCGCCCGACATCGCCGGCCAGAACAAGGCCAATCCGATCGCCACGATCTTGAGCGCGGCGCTGCTGCTGCGCTACTCCTTCGGCCTAGAAGCGGAGGCCTGCGCGATCGAAGAGGCGGTTGACCGCGTTCTTGCCGAAGGCGCCCGAACGGCCGACCTGGCCACGCCGGGCGAGCCCGTGATCGGCACAGACGCCATGGGCGCGCGCATCGCCGAAGCGATTATTCGCGCGCGCTGACCCCTGGGGCGGACGCTGGTGACCGCCCCAGCGGGGCGGTCCCGGAGACCGTCCCGCCCCGCCCACTGGACCGGGCGGACCGTGCGCCACGGCGGCGCGTGGAACGTGACAGGTGAAGAGAGGAGCCCCGGTCATGAGGGTAGAGATTTACGATACGACGCTGCGGGACGGCGCTCAAATGGAAGGGCTGTCCCTTTCTGTGGCCGATAAGCTCGAAATTGCGCGCCTGCTCGACGAACTCGGCGTTGATTACATCGAGGGAGGCTGGCCCGGCGCTAACCCGAAGGATACCGAGTTCTTTCAGCGCGCAAAGGCGCTGCCGTTCCAGCACGCGACGCTCTGCGCGTTCGGGAGCACGCGCCGAGCGGGGGTCCCAGCAGAGCAAGACCCCCAGCTGCGCGCGCTGCTCGATGCAGAGACGCCGGTTGTCACGATCGTCGGCAAGTCGTGGGATCTTCACGTCACCGACGTGCTAGAGACGACGCTCGAAGAGAACCTCGCGATGATCCGCGATAGCGTCCGCTATCTGCGGGAGCAGGGCCGTCGGGTTTTCTATGACGCAGAGCATTTCTTTGACGGCTATCGTGCGAACCCGGAATTCGCCCTTCAGACCATCGCGACCGCTGCTCGCGCCGGTGCCGAGCGCATCATCCTGTGCGATACCAATGGGGGGAGCCTTCCCGCGTGGATCCGCGAGGTGGTGAGCGCTGTTCGGGCGCGCGTGCCCAACGTCGCGCTCGGCATCCATACCCACAATGACGGCGACTTAGCGGTGGCGAACAGCCTCGCCGCGGTTGAGGCTGGCGCGATCCAGGTCCAAGGCTGCATCAACGGGTACGGCGAGCGTGTGGGGAACGCGAACCTCTGCTCGGTCATTCCGAACTTAGCGCTCAAGCTCGGCTATGAGGTGCTCCGTCCCGGCGCGCTCGAGCGGCTGACCGAAGTGAGCCATCTCGTCAGCGAGATCGCCAATCTTGCCCCGAATGCGCATCAGCCGTTTGTCGGTCGCAGCGCGTTCGCGCATAAAGGCGGCTTGCACGTTTCCGCCTTCATGAAGGTGGCGGAGAGCTATCAGCACATCGACCCCGCCGTGGTTGGCAATCGCCCGCGGGTCGTCGTTTCGGAGCTGTCGGGGCGCGGAAACATTCTCTACAAGCTGCAAGAGCGCGGCTTGGATATCGAGGCGACAAGCGGCGAGGTGCGGCGCATTCTCGAGCGCGTCAAGCAGCTCGAGCATCAAGGGTTCGAGTTTGAGTCGGCAGAGGCCTCCTTCGAGCTGCTGGTGCGGCGAAGCCGGCCGGGATATCGCGCTCCGTTCGAACTGGTCGACTGGCTCGTCATCGTCGAGCGCCGCCGGCGCGCGCCCGGCGAGTCCGACGAGGACGGCCTGCTCTCGGAAGCGACCGTAAAGGTGCGGGTCAACGGCGAGTTGGTCCACACCGCCGCCGAGGGAAATGGGCCGGTAAATGCGCTTGATCAGGCACTTCGCAAAGGACTGACGGCGTTCTACCCCCAGATCGAGCGTATCCGCCTAGTTGACTATAAAGTGCGGATTCTCGATGGCGGAAGCGGCACGGGCTCGACGGTGCGCGTTCTGATCGAATCGTCCGATGGCCAGCGCGAGTGGCGCACTGTCGGCTGCTCGACGAATATCATCGAAGCAAGCTGGCAGGCGCTTGCGGACAGTCTCGAATACTGGCTGACGCTGGACGGGATGGCGGGCTGATTGTGCCGGCGGCGCGGCAGCTTCGCGCGCTTGCGCCGCTTGTGATCGTCACGCTGCTCTGGGCCGGCGGCGCTCTGCTGACGCAGCCGTGGGGCGAATTTCCGCTCAACGACGATTGGGATTACGCGAAGTCGGCACGCGCGCTTGCCGAGCGGGGGGCGGTTGAGATCTCTCCCGAAGCGCGAGTGACGCTTGTGGCGCAGGCGGCGTGGGGAGCGCTGTTCTCGCTCCCCTTCGGCTGGTCGTTCTTCGCCCTTCGCCTTTCGACGCTGACTGCCGGGCTGCTCGGCGTTCTGGCGACCTATGGCCTCGCGCGGCTTGTCGGCGCGGCGCGTCCGCTTGCGGCGGTCGCGGCGCTCTCGGTTGCCTTCTGTCCGCTCTATTTCGGGCTGGCGTTCACCTTCATGACCGACGTCCCGAGCACGGCCGTTCTCGCGCTCGGGCTGCTCGCGCTCGGCAGGTGGCTCCGGCAGGGGAGGTGGTCGGCGCTTCTCGCGGGCACCGCATGGTCGGCGGTCGCAGTGCTCATCCGGCCGACAGGGCTGGCCATGCCGGCCGCCTTTGCGCTGGCGGCGCTGCGCTCCGCCCTTCGCCGCTCGCGCCGTCTCGTCGGGCTGATCCCCCTTGCCGCCGCCGCCGGCGCGCTCGCACTCTGGCAGCTGTGGGCGCTCGCTGTCGGCCTGAGCGGGCTCGCCAACCTGCAGGCCGGTGAGCTGCGCGATGCGCTTGCGCGCGGTCCGCTCTTCCTCGCTCTAGAAACGCTCCGCAACAGCGCGGCCGCAGCGCTCTACCTCGGCCTCTTCCTCTTCCCGCTTGCCGTTGCCGGCGGAGCGGTGCAGGGACGCGCCGCCGTGCTGTCTGCGCTTGGCGGGCTCGCCGGCCTCGGCCTCGCGCTTGCCGGCGTTCGGTTTCCCCTTGCCGAAAATGTGTTCTACGATCTCGGCCTCGGACCGCTGACCCTGCGCGACTCCTTTTTCGGCACCGTGCCGGCGTGGGCTCGCGGTCCAGAGTGGGTTCCGGTGGCGGCGACGACCCTCGCCGGTGCCGGCGCGGCGGCGCTCGGAGTGCTCATGGCGCGGGGAGCACGTCGCCTTCGGCAGTGCGGCGGGGAACCGCTCCTTGCTCTTGCCGCGGCAACGATTGCGCTCTCATTCGCGCCGCTGGCGGTGGCCGGCTTTCTGGACCGCTACCTGATCGCGCTGCTGCCGCCAGTCGTCCTGCTCGCGGCGGCTGGAGGACGAGAGGTCAGGAGAGGGGCGCTGATCGCGGCGGCGGCCGTGCTGCTTCTCTTCGCCGGCTTTGGGGTCGCCGCGACCCGAGACTACTTCAGCTGGAACCGAGCGCGCTGGCTTGCGCTCGAGCGGCTGCTGGAGCGCGGCGTCCCCCCCACGGAGATCGACGGCGGGTTCGAATTCAATGGCTGGTTCACTTACGATCCGGTCTACCGTCGTGACCCGGCGAAAAGCTGGTGGTGGGTGGTGAACGACCGCTACATCGTGGCCTTCGACCGGCTGCCCGGCTACCGCGAGGTCGACCGCGAGCCGTTTCTGCGGCTGCTGCCGCCGGCGGCTGGCGCGGTCGTCGTGCTGGAGCGGGAGCAGTGACCCAGCTGGCAGCGCGCGCCGTGCGTCCCGGCGAGGCAGCGCGCCCGTCCCCGCGGCCGAGGCGGTGGTGGCCGGTCGGTCTTCTTCTCGGGCTGCTCGCTTTCAGCCATGCGGCGCTGTATGCGGCGCTGGTCCCGCCGTGGCAGGCGCCGGATGAGCCGGCGCAAGTCGAATATGTGCTGCTTGTCGCTCAGCGGGGCCGCCCAACCGAGGACCTCGACCCGGGCATCCAACGCCGCATCGTCGAAGATCTCGTTGCGCGGGATTTCTTCCGCTTTGCGGGAGGACAGCGCCCGCCGGCGGATGACTTGTCGTTCGAGGCAGTCTGGCCCGGCCAAGCGCGCTACGCCGGCCGGCAGCCGGCCTATTTCTTGGCTGCAGCGCTTATCGTCCGCCTCTTTCCCGAAGCCCCGATCGCCTTCCAGGTCTCTCTCCTCCGCGCTTTCTCGGCGTTCCTCTTCGGGCTCACGGTCGCGGCGATCTTCGCCACTGCTCGCCTCATCTTTCCCGAGCGGCCGCTTCTGGCAGTCGGCGCGGCGCTCGCCGCGGCGCTGCTGCCGATGGCTGCCGCGCTCGGCGGAGCAGTGAATAACGACAATCTGGCAAACCTCGTCGGCGCTGCCACGTTCCTCGGCATCGCGCTCGTTGAGCGCCGCGGCTACCGGCCGGAATGGGTGCTCGCGCTGATCGGTCTTGCTGTCGTTGCGCTCTACACCAAGCGGACCACGCTTATCCTTATCCCCCTAGTCGGCCTTGTCCTTGCGCTTGCCATCTGGCGGCAAGGCTGGCGGGCGCGCGTGGCGGCCGCCACCATCGCTTTCTTCGCGCTGGTGGCGGCAGTTGCCGCCATCGAGACGTTTCCTCCGCTGCGCAACGCTGTTGCCTACACCGCCGACCGCTATTTCGCCAATGCCTCGGTCGAGTCGAACCTCGCTGCAATCGAAGGGATCTCGCCGGCATGGCAGAACCTTCTGCGCAGTTTTGTCCTCTATTCCGGCCTGTTCTTTCAGTCGAGCATCGGGCTCTTCGGGTGGGTCGATGTCGCGCTTCTCCCCGTGTGGTATCTGCTGGCGGGGTTTGCCCTGCTGAGCGCTCTGCTTGGCGCCGTGCTCTTCGCGATCCGCACCTTCCCGACAATGGATGCGCCCGGGCGCGCCGCGTTGCGCTGGCTGCTTGTCGGTCTCCTCTTCTCCGTCGGCTTAGTTTTCATCTACGCCCTCTACTTTTCGCAGGACGGCACCGCGCCGCAAGGCCGCTATCTCTTCGTCTCGCTCTCGCCGCTGCTGATCGTGCTGACGGCGGGGCTTGCCGAGCTGTTCCCGCGGCGCGCTCGCCGGCTCGCGGCGATTGGGGGAGCGTGGCTGCTGCTGCTCTTCGATGCGGTCGTGATCGTCGGCACGCTCCTGCCGGAGTATTACGGCTGATCTTCCCGCAGGCGGTAGATCGTCACCGTGGGATTGCGGTAGGCCACCTCGAGGACCGACCCCTCGAGTGAGCGGATCGCCTCGAGACCGCTTGCTGGATAGCGGCGCGCTTCCAGCTCGCCCACAGCGATGAACGCCGGCCGGTAGCGCGCGAGCACGTCGCGCACGGTCGCCGGGTCGCCGCTCGCGTAGAAGCGGTTGACATCCCGCGCCCGTGCGGCGACCAGCGCCCGGTAGCCGTACCGCTGCTGCGTCTGGTGGAACTCCCAGCCGAGCACCGCCGGCATGCCGGTGTGGACCGAGAACCGCGCTCCCCATGCGCCGGCCGGCGTCTGCCCCTCGAGGATGCTGGCGAGCCCGCCATGCAGCCGCAGCCACTCGATCGCCTCGCGCTCGGCGCGGAGGTCGACCGGGCCGCGCTCATCGTGATAGGTGGCGCTCCAGTGATAAGCGAGCCCGTCGAGGGTGGGCGGCAGCAGGACAAAGCGCTGCGCGATCCGCGCGGGTGTCGCTGCGATCGGCCAGAGGAGGGCAGCGCCAAAGAGGAGCCCGCCGAGCGCTGCCCACGCAGCGCGAAGCGGCGTTCGCGCCTTGAGCAGCAGGGGGAGGGTGAGCGCTGTCGCTTGGCCGGCTCCGAGCGCAAGGAGCGTCCACGCTTGGAAGAGGAACTTGAAGACGGTGTTGGTGCGCGTCGGGTCGCCGGCGAGCGTGAGAAGATCGACTGCGGCGCTGAGCACCAACCCGACGAGGCCGATCAGCGCGAGCATCGCCCGCCCCGCCCGCTGTTCCCCGGTTCCGGCGTGATGTCCCCAATACCAAAGCCACCCTGCCGCGAGCAGAAGGACAAAAACCGCTGTCGCAAAGCCCGCTGCCGCCGCGCAGCCCAGCCCGATGCCGGCGATGAGCAGTCCCCTGCGCCACGCCCACATCGCGCGGGCGCGGTCGCGCAGCCCGAAGAAGAGGAGCGTGACGAACGCGAAGACAAAGAGCCCATGGATCGCGAGGTACTGGCGCAGAGGGGTGGTCTCGGTCGAGGCCACAACCCAGCGGTAGAACAGCTCGAACGAGTCGGTAAACGGCCGGAACGCGATCCAGCCGGCGGCAGCGACAAGCAGGGCAAGCAGAGCAGCCCGGACAAGAGCGCGGACGCTCGCGTCCCGGAGGAGTGGGATGAACGCCGCGCTCACGCTGATCCCGAGCGATGTCGGGTAGTCCCAGCCGTTTGTTGCGCGCAGCGCCCCGACGACGAGGCCAGCCGCGCTGGCCGTTGCCACGCCGCCGCCGCAGGCAAGCGCGGTGGCCAGTCCCAGCACCACAAGGGTCAGCGGCAGCGCGATCACGTGGGCGTGGAGGTCAGCGAAAAGAAAGGAGAAAAACGGAAACTCGGTGATCGTGTTCTGCTCCGGCATCATCCGCGAGCTGTTCCAGTAGTCAAAAGCGAGCCCTTCCCCGCGTGCCAGCCCGCTGAGCAGCTGGATGGGGAGGTCAAGATTGCCCACGACGGCGACGAAAAGCGCGGACAGGAGCGCGGCGGGACGGCGGCCGCGTGGCCAGCCTCCCAGCGCGGCGAGGTTGCTGCCGAGCGAGGCGGCACCCGTCACGGTCATCGCGAAGAGGGTTGCGATCGCGAGGTTGTACGCAACCTCGGGAGCAATGCCGGTAAGCCGGGCGACTGTTCCGACCAGCAGCTGGCCGAAGTAGTAGTAGTTCAGGGTTCCGCCGGCAAACCAGGGGTCGGTCGGCGGGAAATACGTCGAGCGCGTTACCGCCGTCAGGATCGCGAGGTCCATCGGCTTCTCGCCGCCGTAGAGGGGAAACCAAAGGTCGGGATTCAGCGCCCGAATCCCGACAAACCCCAAAAAGCTGACGCTGAAGATCAGTTCCCAGCCGACAAGCTGACGCCAGCGCTCCTGCACGCCGCTGCGTAGATCGCGTCGAGCGATCAGCACGGCGAGCGAGAGCACAGCCGTTCCAGCTGCTGCGCCGAGGATTGTTAGCCGGTCAAACGGCGCGATTGGAATGCTCGCCGCAAGCCAGGCGAGCCAGCCGCAAAGCAGCAAGCCGAAGGGCCGCGCAAGAGCGAAGCCCCAGTCGGGCAGCGGCCGCGCGGCGAGCGCCACGAGCGGAAGCGCAGCGGCCGCCATTCCCGCAAGAGCGGCATACCAGACGAGGACAACGAGGGGGCCATCCTGCCATGGGAGATCGAACACAACGTTCCACGGCAGAGCGCTCGCGTTTGCTGCCAGCCGTTCGGCCGATTGGAGGAGCCCGCTGGCCGGATGGGAGTCCGATGCTGCGAGCGGTCCTGCGGGGAACGCGATCCGCGGGCTGCCGAGGGTGAGGAGCGCCGCTCCGCCAAAGGCTGCGGTCGCCAGCGCCAGCCGTCGCCTCTTCGCGAAGGAGAGCGCGAGTGCGTGTCCGACCGGGCCGGCGAGCGCGGCAATGACGACCAGCATCCCATTCTCGACTTGGCGCGCCGGTCCGCAGAGCACGACGGCGGGAAGCAGGAGGAGCAGAGCGCCCGCCTTTCTCCACGCCTCAGCACGGCGCCACCACTGCGCCGCGACGAAGAGGCCCACCGCCAGCCAGCCGGCCAATCCCAGCGGTGCCGGCGCCGCCTCGGGGGCCGGCGCAACGCCTTGGAGCTGCAGCAGCTCGAGGGCGACCCGACGAGCAAGCGCTTCCCGACTTCCGACCAGCACGGTTGCGACCGCGATGAAGCTGAGGATGGCGGCGCCGCTTGAGACAACGATCCCAAGCACGGCATCGTCGAGCGCGCGACGGCGGTCGCGCTGCGCTGCCAAGCCGGCGCCCCGCGCGAGGACGATTGCGGCGGGAAGAAGCAGCAGCGCTGCGAGTGTGCTGGCGACTGTGCTGCCGAGCGCGATGCCGAGCGCCAGCGCAGAGGTCGTTGTCCAGCGGCCGGCGGCGAGCATTGCGCTGGCGACCGCCGGTCCGGCGAGAAGAGCGATCGTGCCTGCCTCAGCGCGGATGCCGACGGCGAGCGCCGTCACGCTGAGCCCAGCAAGCCAGCACGCCGGCCCTGCTCCCGCAGCGGCCCGCAGGGTGAGGAGGAGGCACGCTCCGCCCACGGCGCTTGCCGCCGCGCTCTGCGCCTCGGGAGCGTGGGTGAGGCCGAGCCCCAGGGCGCCGCTGCCAGCGAGGCCGAGCCAGGGCCACGGCAGCGTGAGACGCGCCGCCTCGCCGATTTTGGAGAGACATCCTCGGAAGCGGCGAGAAGTCACGAGAGCAGGCGCTCCGCTGAGGGAATTAGCGGCGGAGGCGCGCAAGGCGGTGGGCAACCCCCACCGCAATCCCAACCGCCTGGCTGAACGCCCGCACCGCGGTGAGCAGCGGGGCGACAGCGGCGACGCCCGGGTCGGTGCTCGCTGCCCGTCGGACCAGCGGAAAGCTCGACGCCAGCAGCGCGCCGCCGGCTGCAGCAGAGACAAGCCGGGCTGGACGCGCGATCACGCCAGCGGCCCCGAACCCCAAGACAATACCCGCAAGCCCGATTTGGATGAGGACAAGCCACGGCCGCCGGCTGTCGTGGCCCAGTTTCTGCGGATGCGCGCGATACACGTCGACCCACAGCCGCGCCGCGCGCGCTTTTGTCCGCGCAAACTCCAGCACGGTTTCGCGGTGCCGATGATAGACAATCGCGTCGTCGGCAAAAGCGAGACGGTAGCCGTGTCGCGCTGCGCGAAACGACAGTTCAATATCTTCAACCGGGGCGTAGCGGGGGTCGAAGCCGCCGAGCGCGAGAAACGCCTCGCGCCGATAGGCAGCGGCATAACCGTCGATGAAGTCGAGCTGCGTGGCGCGGGAGAGCTGCGCATATTTCTGCTCGAACTCGTGCTGGATGAAGCGAGGGACGAGGCCGGTCTGCTTCGTGCGGTATCGTCCCTTGACGCCGGCGATCGCCGGGTCGGCGAACGGGGCGAGCATCCGCTCCACCCAGTCGGGCGCTGGCTCACAGTCGGCGTCGGTGAAGAGGAGGATCGCCCCGCTCGTCGCCTGCGCGCCACGGTTGCGCGCTGCGGCTTGGTTCTCGTGACGCTGCCGGATAAGACGGACCCCGAACGCCTCCGGGATAGCCGCGGTGCCGTCCTCAGAGCCGTCGTCAACCACAACGATCTCGTGCGGGGCGAGCGGCACGGTTTGGCGGCGCAGGGCGGCAAGGCAAGCGGGCAGCGTCTCCGCGGCGTTGTAGGCCGGAATGACGACAGAGACGCTGGGGGCGTGCCGCTCACCGCCGAAGCGTGACATAGACCGGGCTTTCGGTTACTGTCAAGATGGCGGTAGCGCCGCGGCGCGTCACTGGCAGGAGCCCCCCCATCATATCGCGGACGACGACGAGCCGGTCAGCGGGCAGCTCCACCGTGCGCGTCGCGTCGGTGCGGTAGCGGTCGCCGTGACGCTGGGGGCCGCTGTCGATCCAGAGCACCCATTTCTCCTCGTCGCCGACAGCGAAGACGTATTTTTGCAGCGCGTCGCAGAAGAAGGGACCGGTATCGCAGCGCCGCGCCGGGCTGTTGCCGTAGGTCGGCTCGCTCTCGTTCCGCAGCAGCCGCGCTCCGGCCAATTCTTTGACCCACGTCTGGAAGACACGGAATGACGGCTTGATCTCGCCGCGCGGAGTGAGCAGTCCCCAGCGGTCATTCGGGTCGTCGCTGTCGCGCAGGGTGAACCAGACTGCGATCTGAACGCCATTGCCGTCGCCCCGTCCGTTATCGGCGAGGGCGAGGGTGAGCGCTTGGGCGACGTAGTTCGCCTGCGCTTGCTCGGTCGCGGGAGTTCCGTCAAGAACAATGCCGGTTTCGGCAACGATGATCGGCTTGACCGTGCCGAATTCGGCCATCGTGCGGCGGAACCCTTCCGCTTTGCCGAGCAGCGATGTCCCGAACTGCTCCCAATTGCGGCGGTAAAACGGAAAGTAGTTGAACGAGACCATGTCGAAGCTGCCGGCAGCGTTGCCTTTCGCCGGGTCGAGCACTTCGCGCAAGAAAGCGCAATTGAAGCTCGGCTCGCAGCCGTCAGCGGCAAGGGGTCCCATGACAACGATCGCTTGGGGGTCGGCGGCCTTGATCACGGGATAGGTCGCGCGCAGCAGAGCGCCGTATTCGGCAGCGTGATTGCCCCAGCAGCCGCCGCCCCAGC
It encodes:
- the cimA gene encoding citramalate synthase, whose translation is MRVEIYDTTLRDGAQMEGLSLSVADKLEIARLLDELGVDYIEGGWPGANPKDTEFFQRAKALPFQHATLCAFGSTRRAGVPAEQDPQLRALLDAETPVVTIVGKSWDLHVTDVLETTLEENLAMIRDSVRYLREQGRRVFYDAEHFFDGYRANPEFALQTIATAARAGAERIILCDTNGGSLPAWIREVVSAVRARVPNVALGIHTHNDGDLAVANSLAAVEAGAIQVQGCINGYGERVGNANLCSVIPNLALKLGYEVLRPGALERLTEVSHLVSEIANLAPNAHQPFVGRSAFAHKGGLHVSAFMKVAESYQHIDPAVVGNRPRVVVSELSGRGNILYKLQERGLDIEATSGEVRRILERVKQLEHQGFEFESAEASFELLVRRSRPGYRAPFELVDWLVIVERRRRAPGESDEDGLLSEATVKVRVNGELVHTAAEGNGPVNALDQALRKGLTAFYPQIERIRLVDYKVRILDGGSGTGSTVRVLIESSDGQREWRTVGCSTNIIEASWQALADSLEYWLTLDGMAG
- a CDS encoding glycosyltransferase family 39 protein, producing MPAARQLRALAPLVIVTLLWAGGALLTQPWGEFPLNDDWDYAKSARALAERGAVEISPEARVTLVAQAAWGALFSLPFGWSFFALRLSTLTAGLLGVLATYGLARLVGAARPLAAVAALSVAFCPLYFGLAFTFMTDVPSTAVLALGLLALGRWLRQGRWSALLAGTAWSAVAVLIRPTGLAMPAAFALAALRSALRRSRRLVGLIPLAAAAGALALWQLWALAVGLSGLANLQAGELRDALARGPLFLALETLRNSAAAALYLGLFLFPLAVAGGAVQGRAAVLSALGGLAGLGLALAGVRFPLAENVFYDLGLGPLTLRDSFFGTVPAWARGPEWVPVAATTLAGAGAAALGVLMARGARRLRQCGGEPLLALAAATIALSFAPLAVAGFLDRYLIALLPPVVLLAAAGGREVRRGALIAAAAVLLLFAGFGVAATRDYFSWNRARWLALERLLERGVPPTEIDGGFEFNGWFTYDPVYRRDPAKSWWWVVNDRYIVAFDRLPGYREVDREPFLRLLPPAAGAVVVLEREQ
- the leuB gene encoding 3-isopropylmalate dehydrogenase, producing the protein MRATIALLPGDGIGPDVVRQAVAALDAIALRFGHTFEYRTALIGGCALDETGNSFPPETERIVLEADAVLLGAVGGPKWDDPKAADRPERGLLALRKALGVFANIRPVKPHPVVREATPLKPHLLEGVDLLVIRELLGGLYFGQPSERRVGAAGREAVDTMFYSEPEIVRILRVGFELARSRKKRLTSVDKANILATSRLWRELASELAADYPDVTLEHVLVDAAAMYLIQRPARFDVIVTENMFGDILTDEASVLAGSMGMMPSASLGDRTEGGIRRGLYEPIHGSAPDIAGQNKANPIATILSAALLLRYSFGLEAEACAIEEAVDRVLAEGARTADLATPGEPVIGTDAMGARIAEAIIRAR
- a CDS encoding glycosyltransferase, which produces MSRFGGERHAPSVSVVIPAYNAAETLPACLAALRRQTVPLAPHEIVVVDDGSEDGTAAIPEAFGVRLIRQRHENQAAARNRGAQATSGAILLFTDADCEPAPDWVERMLAPFADPAIAGVKGRYRTKQTGLVPRFIQHEFEQKYAQLSRATQLDFIDGYAAAYRREAFLALGGFDPRYAPVEDIELSFRAARHGYRLAFADDAIVYHRHRETVLEFARTKARAARLWVDVYRAHPQKLGHDSRRPWLVLIQIGLAGIVLGFGAAGVIARPARLVSAAAGGALLASSFPLVRRAASTDPGVAAVAPLLTAVRAFSQAVGIAVGVAHRLARLRR
- a CDS encoding DUF2298 domain-containing protein, with amino-acid sequence MTSRRFRGCLSKIGEAARLTLPWPWLGLAGSGALGLGLTHAPEAQSAAASAVGGACLLLTLRAAAGAGPACWLAGLSVTALAVGIRAEAGTIALLAGPAVASAMLAAGRWTTTSALALGIALGSTVASTLAALLLLPAAIVLARGAGLAAQRDRRRALDDAVLGIVVSSGAAILSFIAVATVLVGSREALARRVALELLQLQGVAPAPEAAPAPLGLAGWLAVGLFVAAQWWRRAEAWRKAGALLLLLPAVVLCGPARQVENGMLVVIAALAGPVGHALALSFAKRRRLALATAAFGGAALLTLGSPRIAFPAGPLAASDSHPASGLLQSAERLAANASALPWNVVFDLPWQDGPLVVLVWYAALAGMAAAALPLVALAARPLPDWGFALARPFGLLLCGWLAWLAASIPIAPFDRLTILGAAAGTAVLSLAVLIARRDLRSGVQERWRQLVGWELIFSVSFLGFVGIRALNPDLWFPLYGGEKPMDLAILTAVTRSTYFPPTDPWFAGGTLNYYYFGQLLVGTVARLTGIAPEVAYNLAIATLFAMTVTGAASLGSNLAALGGWPRGRRPAALLSALFVAVVGNLDLPIQLLSGLARGEGLAFDYWNSSRMMPEQNTITEFPFFSFLFADLHAHVIALPLTLVVLGLATALACGGGVATASAAGLVVGALRATNGWDYPTSLGISVSAAFIPLLRDASVRALVRAALLALLVAAAGWIAFRPFTDSFELFYRWVVASTETTPLRQYLAIHGLFVFAFVTLLFFGLRDRARAMWAWRRGLLIAGIGLGCAAAAGFATAVFVLLLAAGWLWYWGHHAGTGEQRAGRAMLALIGLVGLVLSAAVDLLTLAGDPTRTNTVFKFLFQAWTLLALGAGQATALTLPLLLKARTPLRAAWAALGGLLFGAALLWPIAATPARIAQRFVLLPPTLDGLAYHWSATYHDERGPVDLRAEREAIEWLRLHGGLASILEGQTPAGAWGARFSVHTGMPAVLGWEFHQTQQRYGYRALVAARARDVNRFYASGDPATVRDVLARYRPAFIAVGELEARRYPASGLEAIRSLEGSVLEVAYRNPTVTIYRLREDQP